CTCATGGCCGCCAACGGCGGACGCATGGCCGTCATCAGCGACGAGGGCGGGATCTTCGACACCCTCGCCGGCCGCTACTCCGGCACGCCGAACCTCGACCCGTACCTCAAGGGCTACAGCGGCGGCTACATGTCCAGCGATCGGCAGACCAGGGCGGGTGAGAGTATCGCCGACCCCGCCCTGACGGTCGGTGTGATGTCGCAGCCCTCGGCGCTGCGCAAGTTCGCGGCCAACCCGGAACTGTTCGGCCGTGGGCTGGTCGCCCGGTTCTGGCTGATCCTGCCGGGCAGCCTCGCCGGGTACCGCGACCAGGACGCGCCCTCGGTCCCGACCGCGGTCACCGCCCGGTACGAGAGCACCATGCGGAGCCTGGCCGCCACCCTCGCGGTCTGGGACAGTCCGCAGGTCATCACCCTCACCCCCGAGGCTGCGCGGGTGCGCGCGGCGGCAGCGCAGGAGATCGAGCACCAGTTGCGCCCCGGTGGGGCGCTGTACGACATGCGGGAGTGGGCCAACAAGCTCTACGGCAGCATGCTCCGGCTCGCCGGGCTGCTCCACCTGGCCCACCACCCTACCGACGCCTGGCAGCGGCCCATCAGCGAGGAGCAGATGGGCCAGGCCGCGCAGGTCACCGCATGGCTGATCTCGCACTACACCGCCGCCGTCGCGCTGGTCAACGGCGACCCCGCGGGCGACACCGCCCTCGACATCCTCGCGCTGCTGGTCGGCAAGGGGATGCACACCTTCACCCGGCGGGAGCTGCACCGGCGCGCCCACCGCAAGCTCCCGCGCGCCGAGCAGGTCCGGGCGGTGCTCGACACCCTCACCCAGCACGGATGGGTCAGGGTCACCCCGTCCGGCGACTACGAGGTGCACCCGGGCGCGGCCGACTACGTCAACCGCGTCAAGGCCAACCGCACCTGACGCCTGTCACCGCTGTCACCACCTGTCACCAGCAGGTGGTGACAGCCCAACAGGCCACCTGAGCAGGCCCAACACGACCCAACAGGGCGATTGTCACCGTGTCACCGCTGTCACCGCCTTCCGGGCCGCGCGAGCGGCTGTCACCGCTGTCACCACCTGTCACCACCTGGTGGTGACAGCACCGAAGGGCATCTGACCTGGCCCAACACCACCCGACACCGGCGACTGTCACCGTGTCACCGCCCCCGGCCATCCCGCCTCGCGTGGCGGGCCGAGGGCGCGGAACCCGCCGGGCGGACTGGGGCACACGCACCGCGCGCATGTCTCTGGACATGCGCCAACCACAGATCTTGGCTCAGAAAGGCTCTCAGGCCGCTTCCTCGCGGCCACAAACCCTGGGGAGGGATGGAGATGGCTCGCGTGGCCGTTCGCGACCCGCTGATGGAACTGGAGGAAGTTCTCGCCGAGTTGGGCGTGGCCAAGTCGACCTTCTACGCCTGGAAGGCGACCGGCCGAGCGCCCAAGACGATCAAGTACCCGAACGGGAGCCTGCGCGTGCGGCGCAGTGCCCTGGACAAGTGGCTATCCGAGCACGAGGAGAACGCGTGAGCACGTACGACGTGCGGTTTTGGGACATCGACGAGTACAAGGGCAAGCGGAAGACCAGCTATCGGGTGCGCTGGACGACCGCCGGTCGACCGCACGCGAAGTCCTTCGAGACGAAGCCGCTGGCCGAGTCGTTCCGGGCGAAGCTGCTCACGGCGGCGCGGGAGGGCCAGCCGTTCGACGAGGCCAGCGGCCTGCCGGAGCGCATGGTGCGCGAGCAGAACTCGCGCACCTGGTACGAGCACGCGTGCGAGTTCGTGGACATGAAGTGGCCCCGGGCGTCCGGCAAGCACCGCAAGGGCATCGCCGAGTCGCTGGCGACGGTCACGGAGGCGCTGCTGGCCACCGACCGGGGCGCGCCGAGCCGCGCGGACATCCGGGCCGCGCTGTACGGCTGGGCGTTCAAGGCCAACGAGCGGGCCGCCGGGCCGCCGCCGGCCAAGCACGAAGCGGCCGTCCGCTGGCTGGCCGAGAACACCGTACGGCTGTCCGCGATGAACGACCCGGCACTCATGCGCAAGGCGCTGGACACGCTGCTGCTGAAGATGGACGGCACGGCCGCCGCCGCGAGCACCGTCGCCCGCAAGCGGGTCGTGTTCTACGGTGCGCTGGCGTACGCGGTCGAGCTGGGCCGCCTGCCTGCGCACCCGCTCCACGGGGTCAAGTGGATCCCGCCGCAAAACGACGACGAGGTAGACCGCCGGGTGGTCGCCAACCCCGAGCAGGCCGGGCGGCTGCTGGCTGGCGTCCGGGAGGATACGCCCGAGCTGGAAGGGTTCTTCGCAGGCATGTACTACTCGGGCCTGCGGCCTGAGGAGTTGCTGCACGTGCTCGACGCCCATTGCGAGCTGCCCGACCCAGGCGACCCGGACGCGTGGGGCTGGTGGCACCTGTCGGGCGCGACGGTGGCCGTGGGCGAGGGCTGGACCGACGGCGGCGGCGCACACGAGTCCCGGCAGCTCAAGCACCGCGGGAAGAAGGCCACCCGGCGCGTGCCGATCCCGCCCGAGGGCGTCGCGGTGCTCCGCCGGCACCGCGAGCAGTTCCGCCCCGGGCGCGACGGCCGGATGTTCGTCACGCGGCGCGGGCCGGGCGGGCGCTACTTCGAGACCTGGCCGGGCACGACGATCCCGAACAACACCTACACCACCGTGTGGGCGCGGGTCCGGAAGAAGTCGCTTACGCCGGTCGAGGCCGCCTCACCGCTGGCAGGCAGGCCGTACGACCTGCGCCACGCCTGCCTCAGCCTGTGGCTGAACGCCGGTGTCCCGGCAACCCAGGTCGCCGAGTGGGCGGGCAATTCGGTGCGGGTGCTACTCAAGGTGTACGCCAAGTGCATCGACGGGCAGGAAGAGCTGGCGCTCCGTCGCATCCGAGTGGCTCTCAGAGGGCAATGACATCTTCAGATGTAGAACTTTCAGCCCAGATGGTGACATTACTCTGCTGGGGGTGGATAGCCATCCGGGACTTGGCGTAGGCGAGCCCAGGTCGCGAACACGGAGGTGAGTGCGAAGAACACGCCACACACGGAGAAGATCGCCGGTGTGGTGACGTGACCTTCTACGCCTGGAAACCAGGGCGAGAGCATAACGAGCGGCGTGCCGATCACGGCGACGAGCCACACCAGCCGAGCCCATGTCGGAAGCGCCCTCAACATCTGGCGGAAGACCCAGTTCCCGAGCCACAGTCGCCGGGTTCGTGGCGCGGCTACTACCCACAACGACATGCCGACGATCATCGATACCGACGGGAGGTTTCTACCGGCCAGGAGGACGGCAGCCTCGAAGAGTGTGTACGCGGTCGCCGCGATCCCGGCTACGAGCAGCCACGAGAGCTGACGACGTGAATCCACAGGGTGAGGGTAAGGCCGGACCGCCAGGGCAA
The Catellatospora sp. IY07-71 DNA segment above includes these coding regions:
- a CDS encoding YfjI family protein, giving the protein MTSNVRHLTAVRDDEPAGLPWDLPVPVGSNTAALPSFPLTVLPKWARDMVEGVATFTQTDPSMGAGVLLSSLAACGGGRIEVEAKPGWREQVNAYIAVIAEPGERKTPVYKALVRPLYQAEHNLQEEVRPMVEQEHARRDIAQRAAEHARAAAAKAGPDRRDDLTAEALAAVLTAEQITVPTLPRLICDDHTPEALVGLMAANGGRMAVISDEGGIFDTLAGRYSGTPNLDPYLKGYSGGYMSSDRQTRAGESIADPALTVGVMSQPSALRKFAANPELFGRGLVARFWLILPGSLAGYRDQDAPSVPTAVTARYESTMRSLAATLAVWDSPQVITLTPEAARVRAAAAQEIEHQLRPGGALYDMREWANKLYGSMLRLAGLLHLAHHPTDAWQRPISEEQMGQAAQVTAWLISHYTAAVALVNGDPAGDTALDILALLVGKGMHTFTRRELHRRAHRKLPRAEQVRAVLDTLTQHGWVRVTPSGDYEVHPGAADYVNRVKANRT
- a CDS encoding helix-turn-helix transcriptional regulator, translated to MAVRDPLMELEEVLAELGVAKSTFYAWKATGRAPKTIKYPNGSLRVRRSALDKWLSEHEENA
- the xerC gene encoding tyrosine recombinase XerC gives rise to the protein MSTYDVRFWDIDEYKGKRKTSYRVRWTTAGRPHAKSFETKPLAESFRAKLLTAAREGQPFDEASGLPERMVREQNSRTWYEHACEFVDMKWPRASGKHRKGIAESLATVTEALLATDRGAPSRADIRAALYGWAFKANERAAGPPPAKHEAAVRWLAENTVRLSAMNDPALMRKALDTLLLKMDGTAAAASTVARKRVVFYGALAYAVELGRLPAHPLHGVKWIPPQNDDEVDRRVVANPEQAGRLLAGVREDTPELEGFFAGMYYSGLRPEELLHVLDAHCELPDPGDPDAWGWWHLSGATVAVGEGWTDGGGAHESRQLKHRGKKATRRVPIPPEGVAVLRRHREQFRPGRDGRMFVTRRGPGGRYFETWPGTTIPNNTYTTVWARVRKKSLTPVEAASPLAGRPYDLRHACLSLWLNAGVPATQVAEWAGNSVRVLLKVYAKCIDGQEELALRRIRVALRGQ